The Erigeron canadensis isolate Cc75 chromosome 4, C_canadensis_v1, whole genome shotgun sequence genome window below encodes:
- the LOC122596946 gene encoding uncharacterized protein LOC122596946: protein MITSTHVHPQANRQAESSNKIIMNNLKKRLGQAKGKWAEELPFVLWADRTTSKTATGQTPFSLVFGTEAVLPTKMDLPTARVSLLTYEKNKELLLEYLEAITELRERTKIRIAAYQQRIAKSNNKNIRARRFQIGDLVLKKVLTKPDGKLNPKWEGPYLIEGEAGKGSYWPSISGHRQLLNILQAKDYSHQVES from the exons ATGATTACCTCTACTCATGTACACCCTCAGGCTAACAGACAAGCAGAGTCAAGCAATAAGATCATCATGAACAATCTCAAGAAAAGACTGGGACAAGCTAAAGGAAAATGGGCAGAAGAACTTCCATTTGTCTTGTGGGCTGATCGAACCACTTCGAAAACGGCTACTGGACAAACGCCATTTTCACTTGTCTTTGGGACTGAAGCAGTATTGCCTACCAAAATGGATTTGCCTACAGCAAGGGTAAGCCTATTAACTTATGAGAAAAACAAGGAGTTATTGCTTGAATATCTTGAAGCTATAACTGAGCTACGAGAAAGAACCAAGATAAGAATAGCAGCCTATCAACAGCGAATCGCTAAgtctaataataaaaatataagagcAAGAAGATTTCAAATTGGAGATCTAGTTCTCAAAAAGGTTCTAACTAAACCCGATGGTAAGTTGAACCCAAAATGGGAAGGTCCATACTTAATAGAAGGAGAAGCTGGGAAAGGATCCTATTGGCCAA GCATAAGTGGACATCGACAGTTATTAAACATACTACAGGCTAAAGATTATAGCCATCAAGTGGAATCCTAA